From Ornithodoros turicata isolate Travis unplaced genomic scaffold, ASM3712646v1 ctg00000968.1, whole genome shotgun sequence, one genomic window encodes:
- the LOC135376000 gene encoding uncharacterized protein LOC135376000, translating to MIEYSRTCVPEILARQGCDVTVLLERFFKDINADCGTSKPVCLECNQKAISDAEDVCLRKYVQEHGIISRGLLSSNEKRLCCMLDCKKNCVPDQLKPKGCGEQLLQNYVVKVQSEMRYQCAGSSSMCEYKHRKSAGA from the exons ATGATCGAATACAGCAGGACTTGTGTTCCGGAAATACTCGCAAGACAAGGATGTGATGTGACGGTTCTTCTTGAGCGGTTCTTCAAGGACATAAACGCTGATTGTGGAACATCGAAGCCAGTCT GCTTGGAGTGCAATCAGAAAGCAATATCCGATGCGGAAGATGTGTGCTTGAGGAAATACGTACAGGAACACGGCATCATTTCTAGAGGCCTGCTGTCCAGCAATGAAAAACGACTGTGCTG TATGTTGGACTGCAAGAAGAATTGTGTTCCAGACCAATTAAAACCAAAAGGTTGTGGTGAACAACTTCTTCAAAATTATGTTGTCAAGGTACAGAGTGAAATGAGATACCAATGTGCAGGATCGAGCTCGATGTGTGAGTATAAGCATAGGAAGAGCGCTGGCGCGTAA